A window of the Leucothrix mucor DSM 2157 genome harbors these coding sequences:
- the upp gene encoding uracil phosphoribosyltransferase, whose protein sequence is MTTNLHIIDHPLIQHKLTLMRRRETSTRTFRQLVNEIAMLLCYEVTRDLPLTTELINTPMEEMDAPILAGKKLCFVSVLRAGNGLLDGMLNLIPSARVGHVGLYRDHDTLQAVEYYYKVPSDIADRLVIAVDPMLATANSAIAAVQRLKDGGANNIRFLCLLAAPEGVEAFNKAHPDVPLYTAAVDRQLNEAGYILPGLGDAGDRIFGTK, encoded by the coding sequence ATGACTACAAACCTTCATATCATCGACCATCCTCTGATCCAACACAAACTGACGCTGATGCGTCGTCGCGAAACCTCCACTCGTACCTTCCGCCAATTAGTCAACGAAATCGCTATGCTGCTGTGTTACGAAGTGACTCGCGATCTGCCGCTGACCACTGAGCTGATCAATACGCCTATGGAAGAAATGGATGCACCGATTCTGGCTGGTAAGAAGCTGTGCTTCGTGTCAGTGCTGCGCGCGGGTAATGGCTTACTGGATGGCATGCTTAACCTGATCCCATCCGCACGTGTTGGCCATGTGGGCTTGTATCGCGACCACGATACACTGCAAGCGGTTGAGTATTACTACAAAGTACCAAGCGACATTGCTGACCGTTTGGTGATTGCCGTTGACCCAATGCTGGCAACTGCAAACTCTGCGATTGCCGCAGTACAACGCTTAAAAGATGGCGGCGCGAACAACATTCGTTTCTTATGCTTGCTGGCAGCTCCGGAAGGCGTTGAGGCATTTAATAAAGCGCATCCTGATGTGCCGTTATACACGGCAGCGGTTGATCGCCAGTTAAACGAAGCAGGTTACATCCTGCCAGGTTTAGGCGATGCGGGTGACCGTATTTTTGGTACTAAATAA
- a CDS encoding chaperone modulator CbpM, with protein MSATILHISFAELCNLERLEHDVIVEIVSHDIVTPIQGELAADWVFEASAVPVIKKAARLANDFEIDWVAVSMMIDLMQQKEALERENAAYRLQLERFIEG; from the coding sequence ATGAGTGCCACCATACTACATATCTCGTTTGCCGAATTGTGCAATCTGGAGCGTCTGGAACATGACGTGATCGTTGAAATCGTCAGTCATGATATCGTCACGCCGATTCAGGGTGAGTTGGCTGCGGACTGGGTGTTTGAAGCCAGTGCCGTACCTGTCATCAAAAAGGCAGCACGTTTAGCCAATGACTTTGAAATCGATTGGGTTGCCGTATCAATGATGATTGATCTGATGCAGCAAAAAGAAGCCTTGGAGCGTGAAAACGCAGCTTACCGTTTGCAGTTAGAGCGGTTTATTGAAGGCTAG
- a CDS encoding DnaJ C-terminal domain-containing protein — MDFKDYYKILGVEPEADAKAIKTAYRKLARKYHPDVNPEEGAGEKFKEVAEAYAVLKDEKLRAEFDELRKYGGQPGGGFKPPPDWQRSGGFESGGQSSEDFSDFFNSIFGGGGPAGAGGHTRRPMRGEDAEIELPVFLEETIGDQQRTIEYTIPKMENGQVTQVKKQLKVTIPKGLVDGERIRLKGQGVPSFGGGEAGDLYLHVRLVPHPLFDVQGHNLTITVPLAPWEAALGTKVTLPTLTGKISLTIPPNTQAGKKMRIKGKGLQGKKETGDLYAVVKVVMPADSNEEAQKLWAQLAESAEFDPRADWRNTK, encoded by the coding sequence ATGGACTTTAAGGATTACTACAAAATACTGGGCGTGGAGCCTGAGGCGGATGCTAAAGCCATCAAAACGGCTTACCGCAAGCTGGCCCGCAAATACCATCCGGATGTCAATCCTGAGGAAGGTGCGGGCGAGAAGTTCAAGGAAGTCGCCGAAGCCTACGCCGTTCTGAAAGATGAGAAACTGCGCGCAGAGTTTGATGAGCTTCGCAAATACGGCGGTCAGCCAGGTGGAGGATTTAAGCCACCACCGGATTGGCAACGTAGCGGTGGTTTTGAATCTGGCGGTCAGTCTTCTGAAGACTTTTCTGACTTCTTTAATTCGATCTTTGGTGGCGGTGGCCCTGCAGGTGCAGGCGGCCATACGCGTAGACCAATGCGCGGCGAAGATGCCGAAATTGAGTTGCCAGTCTTTCTAGAAGAGACTATCGGCGATCAACAGCGCACGATCGAATACACGATTCCCAAGATGGAAAATGGCCAAGTCACGCAGGTCAAAAAGCAGCTCAAGGTCACTATTCCTAAAGGCTTGGTTGATGGCGAGCGCATTCGTTTAAAAGGTCAGGGAGTACCGAGCTTTGGCGGTGGCGAGGCGGGTGATTTGTACCTGCATGTGCGCTTGGTTCCGCATCCTTTGTTTGATGTTCAGGGGCACAACCTCACGATTACTGTGCCACTGGCACCGTGGGAAGCCGCGCTGGGCACTAAGGTCACGCTACCTACCCTCACCGGTAAAATCAGCCTGACCATTCCACCCAATACGCAAGCCGGTAAGAAGATGCGCATTAAAGGAAAAGGCTTACAAGGTAAAAAAGAAACCGGTGATTTGTATGCGGTGGTCAAAGTTGTGATGCCAGCCGACAGCAATGAGGAGGCTCAGAAGCTGTGGGCGCAACTTGCAGAGAGTGCCGAGTTTGACCCCAGAGCAGATTGGAGGAATACGAAATGA
- a CDS encoding Uma2 family endonuclease yields MKTNDISVADYLSGERESEVKHEFVEGQVFAMAGASLWHNLITGNLYGLLWNELRGQPCFPVGGDMLLKTQENRYRYPDLQIICDSDTSDDEHVRESPILIVEVLSRSTRRADKTEKRAEYLDLPSVQEYVLIEQDVAEIEVQRRRLDWRSEYYYPGQEITFESIKATLAVEEIYQRVDNEDMRIFLKQLD; encoded by the coding sequence TTGAAAACTAATGACATCTCCGTCGCAGACTACCTCTCTGGCGAGCGTGAGAGTGAAGTTAAGCATGAGTTTGTTGAAGGTCAGGTATTTGCAATGGCCGGAGCAAGCCTCTGGCACAATCTCATTACTGGCAATCTGTATGGCTTGTTATGGAATGAGTTACGCGGCCAGCCCTGTTTTCCGGTCGGTGGCGATATGTTGCTGAAGACTCAAGAAAACCGCTATCGCTACCCCGACTTACAAATTATCTGTGATAGCGATACATCCGATGATGAGCATGTTCGGGAGTCTCCAATTCTGATTGTTGAAGTTCTGTCACGCAGTACCCGTCGTGCGGATAAAACTGAAAAGCGAGCCGAATACCTAGACTTACCCAGTGTTCAGGAATATGTGCTAATTGAGCAGGATGTCGCTGAAATTGAAGTACAGCGTCGCCGTTTAGACTGGCGTTCGGAGTATTATTACCCCGGACAAGAGATCACGTTTGAGTCTATTAAAGCCACCTTAGCTGTCGAGGAGATTTACCAGCGAGTTGATAACGAAGACATGCGCATTTTCCTTAAACAACTTGATTAA
- a CDS encoding toxin-antitoxin system HicB family antitoxin yields the protein MGMITVRLPEDTHQRVKSLAASRKISINKLYEEFTIMALTEFDAENRFKALASRGDKKRGLELLKKLQNHYGDTSS from the coding sequence ATGGGTATGATTACAGTTAGACTGCCGGAAGACACCCATCAGCGGGTTAAATCTTTGGCTGCGTCTCGCAAGATCAGTATCAACAAGCTGTACGAAGAGTTCACCATCATGGCGCTAACCGAGTTCGATGCGGAAAATCGTTTTAAGGCGCTTGCCAGTCGTGGCGATAAAAAGCGTGGGCTGGAGTTGTTGAAGAAACTGCAGAACCATTACGGCGACACTTCTTCATAA
- a CDS encoding putative toxin-antitoxin system toxin component, PIN family yields MKVVIDTNVMAAALLGKEAGTARQVIALSLEDKIMPLMGDALFNEYQDVISREDIMQKCPLDDSERLEFLSAFLSCCLWCKIYFGWRPNLKDEGDNHLIELAVAGGAKYIITSNVRDFKSGELIFDELKVVTPQTFIKESSWV; encoded by the coding sequence TTGAAAGTTGTCATTGATACCAATGTTATGGCTGCAGCCTTATTGGGAAAAGAAGCGGGTACTGCAAGGCAGGTGATAGCACTTAGCTTGGAGGATAAAATCATGCCGTTGATGGGTGATGCGCTATTCAACGAATATCAAGACGTGATTAGCCGTGAAGATATCATGCAGAAATGCCCACTCGATGATAGTGAACGCTTGGAGTTCCTATCAGCTTTTTTATCCTGCTGCCTATGGTGCAAGATTTATTTCGGCTGGCGTCCCAACCTGAAAGACGAAGGTGATAATCATCTGATTGAACTTGCGGTCGCTGGTGGAGCCAAATACATCATTACCAGCAATGTGCGTGATTTTAAAAGTGGGGAGTTAATATTCGACGAGCTAAAAGTCGTTACCCCCCAAACATTTATTAAGGAGTCATCATGGGTATGA
- a CDS encoding amidohydrolase family protein, which produces MLDYLIQNASLPDGRSNMSIGIKDGKIVEVSQAKDLPAHESFDAVGNLVSTPFVDSHFHMDSTLSLGQPRLNQSGTLLEGIQIWNELKPDLNAEHIKKRALDICQWAVAQGTLAIRSHVDICDDSLLATEVLLEVRKEMAPWIDLQLVAFPQDGYFRYKNSVTNLNRALDMDVDVVGGIPHFERTMSDGAASVKALCELAAERGLMVDMHCDESDDPLSRHVETLAYETQRLGLHGRVTGSHLTSMHSMDNYYVSKLMSLMAEAKLNVVANPLINITLQGRHDSYPKRRGMTRVKELTQRGLNVSYGHDCIMDPWYSLGTYDMLDVAHMGLHVGQMTGVAEMQASFKSVTENGAKTMNLEGYGLEIGCNADLVVLQAKDTVEALRLRSNRLMVMRRGKVVATSAPRLSTVTLGEQSSAVDFRL; this is translated from the coding sequence ATGCTCGATTATCTAATCCAAAACGCAAGCCTCCCCGATGGCCGCAGCAACATGTCCATCGGCATTAAAGACGGCAAAATTGTCGAAGTCAGCCAAGCCAAAGACCTACCAGCACATGAGAGCTTCGATGCCGTAGGCAATTTGGTTTCCACACCTTTCGTTGACAGCCATTTCCACATGGATTCCACGCTAAGCCTCGGACAGCCACGCTTAAACCAAAGCGGTACGCTATTGGAAGGCATTCAAATCTGGAATGAGCTAAAGCCCGACCTCAACGCTGAGCACATAAAAAAGCGCGCTTTAGATATTTGCCAGTGGGCCGTTGCTCAAGGCACTTTGGCGATTCGCAGCCATGTCGATATCTGCGATGACAGCCTGCTGGCGACCGAAGTGCTTTTAGAAGTGCGCAAAGAAATGGCCCCATGGATTGATCTGCAACTGGTGGCGTTTCCGCAGGATGGCTATTTCCGTTATAAAAACTCCGTTACAAACCTAAACCGTGCTCTGGATATGGACGTGGATGTGGTCGGTGGCATTCCCCATTTTGAGCGCACAATGAGTGATGGTGCGGCATCGGTTAAAGCGCTGTGCGAACTAGCCGCCGAGCGTGGCTTGATGGTAGATATGCACTGCGATGAGTCGGATGATCCGCTCTCACGTCATGTTGAAACACTGGCCTATGAAACGCAACGATTGGGTTTACATGGCCGCGTGACTGGCTCTCACCTCACCTCCATGCACTCGATGGATAATTATTATGTGAGCAAGCTGATGTCGCTAATGGCAGAGGCGAAACTCAATGTGGTGGCTAATCCGCTGATTAATATCACGCTGCAAGGTCGCCATGATAGCTACCCGAAACGACGCGGCATGACGCGGGTGAAAGAGCTGACTCAGCGAGGCCTCAATGTGTCTTACGGCCATGACTGCATTATGGACCCGTGGTATAGCCTTGGCACTTACGACATGCTGGATGTGGCGCACATGGGGTTACATGTTGGACAAATGACTGGTGTGGCAGAGATGCAGGCCTCGTTTAAATCCGTCACTGAAAACGGTGCGAAAACGATGAATTTGGAAGGCTATGGCCTGGAGATTGGTTGTAATGCGGATTTGGTGGTGTTGCAGGCTAAAGATACGGTAGAGGCATTGCGCTTGCGTAGTAATCGCTTGATGGTAATGCGTCGCGGTAAGGTGGTTGCGACTAGTGCGCCGCGCTTGAGTACGGTGACGCTGGGTGAGCAATCTTCGGCGGTGGATTTTCGGTTGTAA
- a CDS encoding low temperature requirement protein A: MALSDYALWRSPSHHEDLDEAHDHVHWVELFYDLIHVVCIFMLGNYLSHHLSFQGLFIFAALFTAIWMAWAEASYFSSLFVSTDVYHRCIMLAQVCTVMLMAASIPDIADGGAVYFGVAYACNRALTALLYRRVIWRRAGAFEVSREMSRNFFIAALVFLVAAFLPSPWSYCLFGVMIVLIQISFFHPKYGVMRLKRFTPRVAHFSERFALLFLIVMGEGFFKLVIALSEKGVDKVSADVLINFFLGGITIFILTWAYFDFVGNGSPIADNKKLRARWWYGHLALMLAGVMIGVALKAEVQVDFFDQYPFKYAVLACGGFILFCLSLATIQSAIEHHAGHRFYTRDVQVFGIAMAIVTLCAVPFVPAWVGNALFGIAVVSQIAIPLVRAVRAIETGDKT, translated from the coding sequence ATGGCCTTATCCGATTACGCTTTATGGCGCTCTCCCTCCCATCACGAAGATCTCGACGAGGCCCACGATCACGTTCACTGGGTTGAGTTGTTCTATGATTTGATCCACGTAGTCTGCATTTTCATGCTAGGTAACTACCTATCACACCACTTGTCTTTTCAAGGCCTGTTTATCTTTGCAGCGTTATTTACCGCTATCTGGATGGCGTGGGCAGAGGCTTCCTATTTCAGTTCCTTATTCGTCAGTACGGATGTTTACCACCGCTGCATTATGCTGGCGCAGGTTTGCACGGTGATGTTAATGGCCGCATCCATCCCGGATATTGCAGACGGTGGCGCTGTTTATTTTGGCGTTGCCTATGCCTGTAACCGAGCGCTTACCGCCTTATTATATCGGCGTGTTATCTGGCGACGGGCTGGAGCATTTGAAGTCTCTCGTGAAATGTCGCGTAACTTTTTCATTGCTGCATTAGTCTTTTTAGTGGCGGCCTTCTTGCCATCCCCTTGGAGTTACTGCCTGTTTGGCGTGATGATTGTGCTTATCCAAATCAGCTTTTTTCATCCCAAGTACGGCGTCATGCGGCTAAAGCGTTTTACCCCACGGGTGGCTCATTTCTCTGAGCGGTTTGCACTCTTATTTTTAATCGTGATGGGCGAGGGCTTTTTTAAACTGGTCATTGCTTTATCTGAAAAAGGGGTCGATAAGGTCAGCGCCGATGTGTTGATCAACTTTTTCCTCGGCGGTATTACTATTTTCATACTGACTTGGGCTTATTTCGATTTTGTTGGAAATGGCAGCCCAATCGCAGATAACAAAAAGCTTAGAGCACGTTGGTGGTATGGTCATTTGGCGCTGATGCTAGCGGGCGTAATGATTGGAGTGGCGTTAAAAGCGGAAGTGCAGGTCGATTTCTTTGATCAATACCCATTCAAGTATGCCGTTTTGGCTTGTGGCGGTTTTATCCTTTTCTGTCTGTCGTTGGCGACTATTCAATCCGCAATTGAACACCATGCTGGGCACCGCTTTTACACGCGAGATGTTCAGGTCTTTGGTATTGCCATGGCGATCGTGACACTCTGCGCAGTACCTTTTGTACCCGCGTGGGTAGGTAATGCCTTGTTCGGTATTGCGGTGGTCTCGCAGATAGCGATTCCGCTGGTGAGGGCTGTGCGCGCCATTGAAACCGGAGATAAAACATAA
- a CDS encoding ABC transporter permease produces the protein MEILELFLTTGFWAAVIRIATPLIFGTLGELICERAGVLNLGIEGIMTMGAMAGWMWVFQGGDLWGGVLFAALVGMVFGFLHSIFVVHLGLSQHVSGIGITLLASSLSYFIFKMLIPSTTAPPKIVPFQDVAIPFLVDIPVLGPALFNQSPLTYLAYSLVPIIIYVLYRMPIGLAVRMAGENPIANEAQGINVLAIRTGAVMIGSALMAIGGAFLTISAFDAFYFGMINGRGWICVALVIFASWKPGKAFLGAILFALFDALQVRANLMTNGAIPYQFFLMMPYVLSIVAMMVMARRATYPKALLQPFRKGDRI, from the coding sequence ATGGAAATTCTTGAGTTATTTCTTACGACCGGTTTTTGGGCTGCCGTTATCCGCATTGCGACGCCGTTGATATTTGGCACACTCGGCGAGCTGATTTGTGAACGTGCTGGCGTGCTCAACCTCGGTATCGAAGGCATCATGACCATGGGCGCGATGGCTGGGTGGATGTGGGTTTTCCAAGGCGGTGATTTATGGGGAGGCGTGCTATTTGCAGCACTCGTTGGAATGGTGTTTGGCTTCCTGCACAGTATTTTTGTCGTGCATCTCGGGCTCTCTCAGCACGTTAGTGGCATTGGCATCACGCTATTGGCATCATCACTTAGTTACTTCATATTCAAAATGCTGATACCGTCAACTACAGCGCCACCAAAAATCGTTCCCTTTCAGGATGTAGCGATTCCCTTTCTAGTGGATATACCCGTGCTTGGCCCTGCCTTATTCAATCAGTCGCCGCTGACTTATTTGGCTTATTCATTGGTGCCGATCATCATCTATGTACTGTATCGGATGCCGATTGGGCTTGCTGTTCGCATGGCTGGTGAAAACCCAATAGCCAATGAAGCACAGGGTATTAATGTGCTGGCGATTCGTACTGGGGCCGTTATGATTGGTAGTGCGCTGATGGCGATTGGTGGCGCGTTTCTCACGATATCAGCGTTTGATGCATTTTACTTCGGGATGATTAATGGTCGTGGTTGGATCTGTGTCGCACTCGTTATTTTTGCTTCGTGGAAGCCCGGTAAAGCCTTTCTTGGTGCAATTCTATTTGCCTTGTTTGATGCATTGCAGGTACGTGCAAACCTAATGACCAATGGTGCTATTCCCTACCAATTCTTTTTGATGATGCCTTATGTATTGAGCATTGTGGCGATGATGGTAATGGCTAGGCGGGCGACTTATCCTAAGGCGTTGTTGCAGCCGTTTCGTAAGGGGGATCGGATTTAA
- a CDS encoding ABC transporter permease, which translates to MRLELRENVPAFSRLSPILALLSAFLLCSLLIIWAGESPLNAYWALIKGAVGSSFAITESLTRATPLIFTGLAAAVAFRAKFWNIGAEGQLYCGAMMATWIGTGMINLPPLLMIPTLFIAGAVAGGLMLLLPVLLKTHLKVDEVVTTLLLNFVVLLFVSLLLEGPWKDPMSMGWPQAEPIIDAGVLPTIVAKSRLHIGFIIAVCLAVAIWFILKYTVWGYEIRAVGHNPKAAAFFGIPVNSSVFLVAMMSGGLAGMGGVSEVAGLKGYLTLDISPGFGYTGIAVAMLAQLRPLAVIPAAIFLASVYVGADAMSRAVNIPNYIADVLVSVSLLAILVSNMLTRYRIIWR; encoded by the coding sequence ATGAGATTAGAACTTCGTGAAAACGTACCTGCATTCTCCAGGCTCTCACCTATTCTCGCATTACTGAGTGCTTTTCTACTGTGTTCGCTGCTGATTATCTGGGCAGGCGAATCCCCTTTAAACGCGTATTGGGCATTGATCAAAGGTGCAGTAGGTTCAAGCTTTGCCATTACCGAAAGTCTGACTCGCGCGACCCCATTGATCTTTACCGGTCTGGCAGCCGCAGTCGCATTTCGGGCAAAGTTTTGGAATATCGGTGCTGAAGGCCAATTATATTGCGGCGCAATGATGGCAACGTGGATTGGGACTGGCATGATAAATCTGCCACCACTCCTGATGATCCCGACACTATTTATCGCAGGCGCGGTGGCTGGTGGTTTGATGTTACTACTCCCTGTACTGCTTAAAACACACCTTAAAGTCGATGAAGTCGTTACCACCCTGCTATTGAATTTCGTGGTCTTATTGTTTGTGTCTTTGCTACTGGAAGGCCCTTGGAAAGACCCCATGTCAATGGGATGGCCTCAGGCTGAGCCCATTATTGATGCAGGTGTACTACCCACTATCGTTGCAAAATCACGACTGCATATTGGTTTTATTATTGCGGTCTGCTTGGCGGTCGCTATCTGGTTTATCCTCAAATATACCGTATGGGGCTACGAAATCCGTGCTGTAGGACACAACCCAAAAGCAGCGGCTTTCTTTGGTATTCCAGTCAACTCATCGGTGTTTTTAGTGGCCATGATGAGTGGCGGCTTGGCTGGCATGGGAGGCGTTAGTGAGGTGGCAGGCTTAAAAGGCTACCTGACTTTAGATATTTCCCCAGGGTTTGGCTATACCGGGATTGCCGTGGCAATGCTTGCCCAGTTGCGGCCATTAGCGGTTATCCCTGCCGCTATTTTTCTAGCCTCTGTCTATGTGGGCGCTGACGCTATGAGTCGCGCAGTTAACATTCCAAACTACATAGCTGACGTACTTGTTTCCGTATCATTATTAGCGATTTTAGTGAGCAATATGCTGACTCGTTATCGCATCATCTGGCGTTAG
- a CDS encoding ABC transporter ATP-binding protein has protein sequence MMTETPISSQTNCRLKLSNITKRFGSLVANDNISLSLAAGEVLAILGENGAGKTTLMNILFGHYVSEEGSIEVNGEPLPPGQPQASLKQGIGMVHQHFTLADNLSVLDNITLGTEPLFQLYRNDKAARRRLAELSERFGLVIKPDTLVANLSVGEKQRVEILKALYRGASVLILDEPTAVLTPQEAQQLFSILKQMVAEGLSIIFISHKLHEILAVSDRVMVLRGGKMVGEVLTKDASKASLAELMVGRKVTRPKALPLAIGTRVMALQNVQLKATPNLVALENINLDVHQNEIVGIAGVAGNGQSSLAAIMNGQTLPDGGEFLLFNNPIKQADPRALVGLKVGRIPEDRGTEGVVGEMTVWENLIAEKVRTQAKRGIFINQSEARQEAEQLIEQYDIRCEGPNAETRLLSGGNIQKLILARNFSNNPHFIIANQPIRGLDEGAISFVQEKLLEARQSGAGIVLISEDLDELFQVSDRIAVMFDGQLRGPYPVAQLDVQKVGLMMSGEILADEVQLT, from the coding sequence ATGATGACTGAAACTCCAATCAGTAGTCAAACTAACTGCCGTTTAAAGCTCAGCAACATTACCAAACGCTTCGGGTCTCTGGTGGCCAATGACAATATTTCCTTGTCATTGGCTGCAGGGGAAGTACTGGCCATTTTAGGTGAAAACGGTGCCGGTAAAACTACCCTGATGAACATATTGTTTGGTCATTATGTGAGTGAGGAAGGTAGTATAGAGGTTAACGGTGAGCCCCTTCCCCCAGGGCAACCACAGGCCTCGCTTAAACAAGGTATCGGTATGGTGCATCAGCACTTTACGCTCGCCGATAACCTCAGTGTTCTGGATAATATTACGCTAGGCACAGAACCCCTATTTCAACTTTACCGCAACGACAAAGCCGCTCGCCGCAGACTAGCCGAGCTGAGCGAACGCTTTGGATTAGTCATCAAGCCAGATACATTGGTCGCTAATTTATCCGTCGGTGAAAAGCAACGTGTAGAAATCCTTAAAGCACTGTATCGCGGTGCTAGCGTATTGATTTTGGATGAGCCTACTGCGGTACTCACTCCCCAAGAGGCACAACAGTTATTCAGTATCCTCAAGCAAATGGTCGCTGAGGGTTTATCCATAATTTTCATCTCTCACAAGCTCCATGAAATATTGGCGGTGAGTGATCGTGTGATGGTACTTCGAGGCGGCAAAATGGTCGGTGAAGTGCTAACCAAAGACGCCAGTAAAGCCTCGCTGGCTGAGCTAATGGTCGGACGCAAGGTGACCAGACCGAAAGCCTTACCACTTGCGATTGGAACGCGAGTGATGGCACTACAAAACGTGCAACTAAAAGCAACTCCCAACTTAGTAGCACTCGAGAATATAAACCTCGACGTTCATCAAAATGAAATTGTTGGCATAGCGGGTGTGGCGGGCAATGGACAATCTAGTCTTGCTGCCATTATGAATGGTCAAACGCTGCCTGACGGTGGCGAGTTCCTGCTATTTAATAACCCTATTAAGCAAGCAGACCCTCGTGCGTTAGTGGGACTTAAAGTCGGACGCATTCCTGAAGACCGTGGTACTGAAGGTGTGGTTGGCGAAATGACAGTGTGGGAAAACCTAATCGCTGAAAAGGTCAGAACTCAAGCGAAGCGCGGTATTTTTATCAATCAAAGCGAGGCTCGACAAGAAGCTGAGCAGTTGATCGAACAGTACGATATTCGCTGTGAAGGCCCAAATGCTGAAACCCGCCTACTCTCTGGCGGTAATATCCAAAAACTCATTCTGGCACGTAATTTTAGTAATAACCCGCACTTCATTATCGCCAACCAACCTATTCGTGGATTGGATGAAGGTGCGATCAGTTTTGTACAAGAAAAATTATTAGAAGCTCGCCAATCGGGCGCAGGCATTGTCCTTATTTCAGAAGACTTAGATGAGCTTTTCCAAGTATCAGACAGAATTGCGGTGATGTTTGATGGCCAGCTTCGTGGACCTTATCCCGTTGCTCAACTCGATGTGCAGAAAGTTGGACTAATGATGAGTGGAGAAATACTGGCTGATGAGGTGCAATTAACATGA
- a CDS encoding BMP family protein gives MKYRNKFIAKIMMAFALIFSASVYAETIKVAGIYTQPLQQKWDARLHLALQAAADAGEIEYVYSEKVANTDYIRVLREYAESGVNLVVGEAFGISREVRKVADDYPELALLMGDSFPEYGKNMSVFDNYIHEPCYLMGVIAGSMTKSNKIGMVGGYPIGEVNRLFHAFMEGARSVNPEVQFKVSFIGSWYDPPKAKEAAFAQVESGVDILYAERAGVVDAAREKGILAFGNVNDMNKEENGTDVVVTSALWHMENAIGEAIKKVKDGSFSAENYKEWTMMAKGGASLAPFYEFEDRISDEAKDKVKALSADIIAGKHEVAINDEEPKSTF, from the coding sequence ATGAAATACCGAAACAAGTTTATCGCCAAGATCATGATGGCATTTGCCCTGATTTTCTCGGCTTCGGTTTACGCTGAAACCATTAAAGTCGCTGGTATATACACTCAACCTTTACAGCAAAAATGGGATGCTCGACTCCACCTCGCGTTGCAAGCTGCGGCTGATGCGGGCGAGATTGAGTACGTCTATTCCGAGAAAGTCGCCAATACCGATTACATCCGAGTGCTTCGCGAATATGCGGAAAGCGGTGTTAATCTGGTGGTTGGCGAGGCGTTTGGTATTAGTCGTGAAGTCAGAAAAGTGGCTGACGACTATCCTGAGCTGGCATTACTGATGGGCGATTCTTTCCCTGAGTACGGTAAAAACATGTCTGTGTTCGATAACTACATTCATGAGCCTTGTTATTTGATGGGGGTCATCGCAGGTTCGATGACCAAGTCGAATAAAATAGGCATGGTTGGAGGCTATCCGATCGGTGAAGTGAATCGTCTGTTTCATGCGTTTATGGAAGGTGCACGTTCGGTCAACCCGGAAGTGCAGTTCAAAGTTAGCTTTATCGGCTCTTGGTATGATCCACCAAAAGCAAAAGAAGCCGCCTTTGCACAAGTTGAGTCCGGCGTTGATATCTTGTACGCAGAGCGTGCAGGTGTGGTCGATGCAGCACGGGAAAAAGGCATCCTAGCCTTTGGTAACGTGAATGACATGAACAAAGAAGAGAACGGCACCGATGTGGTGGTGACCTCTGCACTTTGGCACATGGAAAATGCAATCGGCGAAGCCATTAAGAAAGTAAAAGATGGCAGCTTTAGCGCTGAGAACTACAAAGAGTGGACAATGATGGCAAAAGGTGGCGCATCGCTGGCCCCTTTCTATGAGTTTGAAGATCGCATCAGCGATGAGGCGAAAGACAAAGTCAAAGCACTGAGTGCTGACATCATTGCCGGAAAGCACGAAGTGGCTATTAACGACGAAGAGCCGAAGTCAACTTTCTAA